Genomic window (Campylobacter sp. RM16704):
ATGCAAGTTATGTTGAAATCAATAATAGTGATGAAAAATTAGACTATAAAATTTTTATGAATAATGTTTTAGATTATCAAGGATATAGATTCTATCAAAGTTCTTACGATCAAGATGAATTAGGGACTATACTTTCAGTAAATAAAGATCCAGGTAAAATCCCTACTTATATAGGATATTTTCTCCTTACTTTAGGGATGTTTTTAAATGTTTTAAATCCTCATTCAAGATTTAGAAATTTAGCAAAATTAATTAATCAAGATGCCTTAAAGAAAATTAGCTCTGCTTTATTATTTATTTTTTTAACTTTTAATAGTCAAAATATTTTCGCAAATGAACCTATTAAAGTAGATGAAAAACATGCCGAAGAATTAGCTTCTTTGGTAGTTCAAAAACCAGATGGGAGAATGGTTCCATTTAATACTTTGGCAATGGAAGTATTAGAAAAAATTTACAAAAATACAAACTATCAAAATCAGAGTGCGGAATCTACTATCATATCAATGATTTTTGATGGTAGTGCGTGGTATGATAAGGCTGTAATTTTTATGCCAAAAAGTCGTTTAGTTAATGAAGAAATTTCAAAAATTTTAAATATTCAACCAAGTGCTTATGCTAGTTTTAAAGATTTTTTTACAACAGACACTTATAAGCTACAAAAGTATGTAGAAAATGCAAATAGAAAAAATCCAAATCGTAGAAGCGTTTTTGACAAAGAAATTATCAAGCTAGACGAAAGAGTAAATATTCTAAATCTTATTTTTTCTGGTGAAATTTTTAAATTTATTCCATTGCAAAATAGCACAAACAATCAATGGATTTCACCTTATGAAGCTTTTATTGGATTAAAAGATGAAGAAGGTAAAGAAGTTAGATCAATGCTTGAAAACTATTTTAATGCTGTATCAAATTCTATTATACATAATAACTGGGATGAAGCAACAGCTAATCTAAATATAATAAAAAATTATCAAGATAAATATGGGCATGAGATTATGCCAAATAATACCAAATTGCAAACAGAAATATTTTTCAATAAAAGTCAAATTTTCGTAAATCTTGCTCCTCTTTATTTATTTGCCGGATTTTTACTTTTAGTTATTGTTTTTATAAAAATGCTTATGCCAAAAATTCGTATTGACTTTGTTTTTAAATGTGTTTATGTATTTAATATTTTTGCGTTTTTCATACACACTTTAGGTCTAGCTTTACGTTGGTACATAGCAGGTCGTGCTCCTTGGAGTAATGCTTATGAAAGTATGGTTTATATAGCATGGGCTTTATCATTATCTGGAATTTTCTTTTCAAGAAAAAGTCCTATAGCTCTTTCTTTAACTTCTATTTTAGCAGGAGTTACTTTAGGTGTAGCTCATCTTAGTCAAATGGATCCTCAAATTACCAATCTAGTTCCTGTTTTACAATCTTATTGGCTAACTATACATGTTTCAGTAATCACGGCTAGCTATGGATTTTTAGGCTTATGTACATTATTAGGAATTTTTGTTTTAATACTACTATGTATGTTAAAATCAAATGGCAAACACAATGAAAATATTTTAAGAAATATCACAGAAGCAACAAGAATCAATGAAATGGCCATGATTTTAGGCTTATGCTTACTCACAGTTGGAAATTTCTTAGGTGCTATATGGGCAAATGAAAGCTGGGGAAGATATTGGAGTTGGGACTCTAAAGAAACATGGGCTTTAATAAGTATTTTAGTTTATGCAGCTATATTACACATAAGATTAGTTCCAAAATGGGCAAATCAATATACTTTTGCAGTTTGCTCTATGTTTGCCTACTGGGTAATTATAATGACATATTTTGGAGTAAATTATTTTCTATCCGGAATGCACTCTTATGCAGCTGGAGATTCTGTAAAAATTCCTGATTATGTATATTGGAGTTTTATCTTCATGGTAATTTTAAGTCTTGTTAGTTATTTTAAAAAGTCTTATGCAAGAAAGATATAGGAAAATACAACAATGAATAATTTTATTTTTATTTTTTTAATCATTGCTTTAGTGGTAATTATTATATCAGGAATTTTTTTAGCATTGTTTTTTTCACATAAGGAAAAACATTCTAAAAATTCTAATACCAATCAAAGCAATTCTTTGATAAATAATATTGAAGATTTTATTTCTAAAGCAAATACAGCTAAAAATTCTCAAGAAATACAAAATTTAATTTTGCAATTTTTAAATTCACAAAAAATAAGCAACAACCCAAAAGATAATACCACAAAAAGGAAATTAGATTTCGTAAGTGCAATATCGGCTAATATTAATGCTACAGCAAAAAACATATCATTTTTAAATAATGAACTCAAAAAAAGATACAAAAGCCTTAGAAAAGAAATTGACACTTATGAACAAATAGGTTTAGCAAAAAGAAAAATGAAACATTCATAAAGGTAACTTTTGATGAAAAATATTAGAAATTTTTCAATTATAGCACACATTGATCATGGTAAATCTACTCTTGCAGATAGAATTATTAGCGAATGCGGAGCAATTAGTGATAGATTAATGAGTGCCCAAGTAATGGATACTATGGACATAGAAAAAGAACGTGGTATAACCATAAAAGCACAATCTGTACGCTTAAATTATAAATTAAACAACGAAGAATATGTATTAAATTTAATAGACACCCCAGGTCATGTTGATTTTTCCTATGAGGTTAATCGTTCTTTGGCAAGTTGTGAAGGAGCTTTACTTGTAGTTGATGCTTCTCAAGGAGTAGAAGCACAAACTATAGCAAATGTTTATATAGCCTTAGAAAATAACCTTGAAATTATTCCTGTAATAAACAAAATAGATCTTCCTTCAGCAGATATTGAAAAAGTAAAACACGAAATAGAACATATCATAGGAATTGATTGTTCTGAAGCAGTTTGTGTTAGTGCTAAAACTGGCATTGGTATAAAAGAGCTTATAGAGACTATCATCACAAAAATTCCTGCACCAAAAACTGACGATGAAGCACCTACTAAAGCTTTGATTTATGATTCTTGGTTTGATAATTATTTAGGCGCTTTGGCTTTAGTCAGGGTTTATGATGGAAGTATTAGTAAAAACGATGAAGTTTTAGTAATGAGTACTGATAAAAAACACCTAGTACAAGATCTTTTCTATCCTCACCCATTAAGTCCTATAAAAACTAAAAAAATTGAATCTGGTGAAGTTGGAGTTATAGTACTTGGACTTAAAAATGTAGCCGATGTTCAAGTTGGTGATACTATAACATTAACCAAAAATAGAGCAAAAGAAGCTATTGGTGGTTTTGAAAAAGCAAAGGCTTTTGTTTTTGCAGGGTTATACCCTATAGAGACAGATAAATTTGAAGATTTAAGAGATGCTTTGGATAAATTAAAACTTAATGATAGTTCTATTACCTATGAACCCGAAACCTCACTAGCTCTAGGATTTGGTTTTAGGGTTGGATTTTTAGGACTTTTACATATGGAAGTTATCAAGGAAAGATTAGAACGCGAATTCAACCTTGACTTAATAGCTACTGCGCCAACCGTTACTTATGAGATTTATCAAACAGATGGTGAAATTTTAAAAATTCAAAATCCTAGTGAATTACCACCAGTTAATAAAATAGATCACATTAAAGAGCCTTATGTAAAAGCTACCATCATAACACCTAGTGAATATTTAGGAAATTTAATTACTCTTTTAAATCGCAAGCGCGGTATGCAAGTTAAAATGGACTATATTACTCCTGAACGTGTATTGCTTGAATATGATATACCTTTAAATGAGATAGTAATGGACTTTTATGATAAGTTAAAGTCACTAACTAAAGGTTATGCTAGCTTTGATTATGAGCCTATTGAATTTAGAATAGGAGATCTTGTAAAACTTGATATAAAAGTAGCTGGAGAAAATGTTGATGCATTAAGCATTATAGTACCGAACGAAAAAGCACTAAGTAAAGGTAGAGAACTTGTAAAAGCTATGAAAGAAATAGTTCCTAGACAACTTTTTGAAGTTGCAATTCAAGCAAGCATAGGGAATAAAATCATAGCAAGAGAAAATGTTAAATCCATGGGTAAAAATGTAACTGCAAAATGCTATGGTGGAGATATCACAAGAAAAAGGAAACTTTTAGAAAAACAAAAAGAAGGTAAAAAAAGAATGAAAGCTATAGGTAAAGTTCATTTGCCTCAAGAAGCATTTTTGAGTGTTTTAAAAATAGATTAATCCCTAGATTACTAGGGATTAATCTACGCATTGATATCTAAAGAATTTCCACCCAACTCATTTATTTTTTGGGTTACTTTTTCAATAGCTTTATCAATAGTTTCATAGCTGATATCAGGAAGTTTGCCACCCCACATTTTTTCCGCTTGCGCAAATCCTGTTTTTAGACCTTCTAAACCTTTTTGAAGTTTTTCTACATCTTCACCAGCACCTTTTATAACAAAATCAGCCAATCTCTCAGAAGTTTTTGCCACGCCAAAATACCCATCTTCACTGATAAGCTCTTTTGCTTCATCAACGCTTAAACTAAGTAAATCCTTACCATCATAGCCTATAGCTTTAAAATCCACATTGGATAAAATAGATGATAATGAATCTTTAGAATGGATACCGCCAAATATTCCTGCTTGAGATAAGCTGTTTGAAGAACTCATGCTAAAAGCTTGTTGCATAAAGCTTATTGTGTAAAGTTCTGTTATCCCCTTACCACCTATACTAGCGAGCTTACTGAGTTTATCCTCGTCAATATTTTTTGTACTATTAGCACTTTTAGTATTGGCATCTTCAAGTTTTGTATTCGAATCAGCCTTCCTATTGCTAACTTGTGACTCCATAGCCACACGTGAATACGAATTTATTTGCATCCTTGCTCCTTTTATTTGTGGGTTTATTAAAATCGGTTAAAGAGTGTTAAATTTTATATTAAGCTAAAAATAAAGGCTTTTGTAATATAATATTAATATTATATTTATAGGATTTTTAGAATTTAGGTGATTTATGTTTTTCAAAGATTATTTTATTGAAATTTCAGACCCATATTTTAAAGATACTATAGAAGGTATTGAGTCTCTTTATTAGCTTTATTTTATTTAAATCAACAATAAAATAAATATTAATAAGGAAAACTTATGTCATTACACAATTTTTATACTAATATAAATCCTACTATCTTGTTTTATAAGTGCGCTTTGCCTAATATGGCAAGTGCTGCTTTTATATATCTTTATGTCATTATAGATGGAATATTTGTAGGAAGATATCTTGGCACAGATGCATTAGCTGCTATGAATTTAGTCATGCCCTTTATTATGATTAGCTTTGCTTTGGCTGATATGATAGCCATAGGATCTTCAGTTCAAATAGCTATTAATCTCGGAAAAGGAAAAATAGAAAACGCTAGACGTATTTTTTCTTTTTGTATAATACTCATTTTTGGAATTTCTTGTTTAATGGGAATATTAGGATTTTTTCTTGCAAAACCTCTTAGTGCTTTTATGGGAGCTGATGAAAATATACAAAATTTATCAACTGAATATATGCAGATATTTGCCATTTTTGCTCCATTGAATATGCTAGCTTTTGCTATGGATAATTATCTAAGAATTTGTGGGAAAACATTCTATAGTATGTTAGTTAATATCATAACAGCTTTAAGTAATATAGTTTTAGATTGGCTTTTTATAGTAGTTTTTGAATGGGGTCTTTTTTCAGCGGCATTAGCAACCTGTATAGGTATGTCTTTAGGAACTATTTTGGGATTTTTACCTTTTATATCCAAAGATTTGGTCTTAAAATTTAGAAAACCTATGATAAGATTTAAAATATTAAAAAATATTATTTATAATGGTTCTTCTGAATTTTTTTCTAATATATCAAGTTCTATTTATACCATTTTAGCCAACGCTATATTATTAAAAATATCTGGCAATCAAGCATTAGCAGCATTTTCTATTATACTTTATCTAAGCACCTTTACTTTTGCTTTAATTTTATCAATGTGTGAAGCAATGCAGCCTGCTATTAGTTATAATTATGGTTATAAAAATACACCAAGAATTCAAATGATTTTCAAAAGAATGTTTTTTGCATCTTGCCTACTTGGAACATTTGTTTTTGTTGTTGTATATTTTTATAATGATTATATAGTTTCTTTTTTCAATAAAAATAACAATGAAGAATTTGCAAATATAGCACAAAATGCACTTGCCTTGTTTTCTTTTTCTTTCCTACTTAGCTGGTTTGGAAAGCTTTGTGCCTCATTTTTTACTTCATTAGATAAACCTATACTCTCTTTGATTGTATCTATAACTCAAAGTT
Coding sequences:
- the ccsB gene encoding c-type cytochrome biogenesis protein CcsB, with product MLKQILAFGNIKISIFLFLIFALFCALATFIESAYNTPTAWAMIYGTTWFGFIQFILGLNLLIALFKYKMFNKKKIPLLIFHISFLFILLGSAITRYMGFEGNLHIRENEKNNIIETSKSYIYIATLKNDKIYSASKSEYIATLPFVNNFSFDLIMPEEKANISYKNLILDAKEIYIDDNVSDPLLSIMITQNNITEEFILHKGDIENINGINIAFLNNSVASPYIKIDENLNLTSDFDLKYMSMSDGKENILKAKQQSLASEPRLYSFNDVNLVVKFVSLHGKKTLEGINQAQDENFFIWFKNSWMELGRNALISLFGEAKYWNNSLLNNFKDFAQTTKYMPTQLSENAINVLKLNVTYKGESKEVFLAEYNSPVRIDVAGQPFFLRWGPKGIEMPFEMYLKDFELERYPGSMSPMSYASYVEINNSDEKLDYKIFMNNVLDYQGYRFYQSSYDQDELGTILSVNKDPGKIPTYIGYFLLTLGMFLNVLNPHSRFRNLAKLINQDALKKISSALLFIFLTFNSQNIFANEPIKVDEKHAEELASLVVQKPDGRMVPFNTLAMEVLEKIYKNTNYQNQSAESTIISMIFDGSAWYDKAVIFMPKSRLVNEEISKILNIQPSAYASFKDFFTTDTYKLQKYVENANRKNPNRRSVFDKEIIKLDERVNILNLIFSGEIFKFIPLQNSTNNQWISPYEAFIGLKDEEGKEVRSMLENYFNAVSNSIIHNNWDEATANLNIIKNYQDKYGHEIMPNNTKLQTEIFFNKSQIFVNLAPLYLFAGFLLLVIVFIKMLMPKIRIDFVFKCVYVFNIFAFFIHTLGLALRWYIAGRAPWSNAYESMVYIAWALSLSGIFFSRKSPIALSLTSILAGVTLGVAHLSQMDPQITNLVPVLQSYWLTIHVSVITASYGFLGLCTLLGIFVLILLCMLKSNGKHNENILRNITEATRINEMAMILGLCLLTVGNFLGAIWANESWGRYWSWDSKETWALISILVYAAILHIRLVPKWANQYTFAVCSMFAYWVIIMTYFGVNYFLSGMHSYAAGDSVKIPDYVYWSFIFMVILSLVSYFKKSYARKI
- the lepA gene encoding translation elongation factor 4; its protein translation is MKNIRNFSIIAHIDHGKSTLADRIISECGAISDRLMSAQVMDTMDIEKERGITIKAQSVRLNYKLNNEEYVLNLIDTPGHVDFSYEVNRSLASCEGALLVVDASQGVEAQTIANVYIALENNLEIIPVINKIDLPSADIEKVKHEIEHIIGIDCSEAVCVSAKTGIGIKELIETIITKIPAPKTDDEAPTKALIYDSWFDNYLGALALVRVYDGSISKNDEVLVMSTDKKHLVQDLFYPHPLSPIKTKKIESGEVGVIVLGLKNVADVQVGDTITLTKNRAKEAIGGFEKAKAFVFAGLYPIETDKFEDLRDALDKLKLNDSSITYEPETSLALGFGFRVGFLGLLHMEVIKERLEREFNLDLIATAPTVTYEIYQTDGEILKIQNPSELPPVNKIDHIKEPYVKATIITPSEYLGNLITLLNRKRGMQVKMDYITPERVLLEYDIPLNEIVMDFYDKLKSLTKGYASFDYEPIEFRIGDLVKLDIKVAGENVDALSIIVPNEKALSKGRELVKAMKEIVPRQLFEVAIQASIGNKIIARENVKSMGKNVTAKCYGGDITRKRKLLEKQKEGKKRMKAIGKVHLPQEAFLSVLKID
- a CDS encoding MATE family efflux transporter, whose protein sequence is MSLHNFYTNINPTILFYKCALPNMASAAFIYLYVIIDGIFVGRYLGTDALAAMNLVMPFIMISFALADMIAIGSSVQIAINLGKGKIENARRIFSFCIILIFGISCLMGILGFFLAKPLSAFMGADENIQNLSTEYMQIFAIFAPLNMLAFAMDNYLRICGKTFYSMLVNIITALSNIVLDWLFIVVFEWGLFSAALATCIGMSLGTILGFLPFISKDLVLKFRKPMIRFKILKNIIYNGSSEFFSNISSSIYTILANAILLKISGNQALAAFSIILYLSTFTFALILSMCEAMQPAISYNYGYKNTPRIQMIFKRMFFASCLLGTFVFVVVYFYNDYIVSFFNKNNNEEFANIAQNALALFSFSFLLSWFGKLCASFFTSLDKPILSLIVSITQSLILPFMFIQILSHYFGLNGVWLASFMSETCIVLIAFIFLYKTFKNLDS